One genomic window of Ctenopharyngodon idella isolate HZGC_01 chromosome 18, HZGC01, whole genome shotgun sequence includes the following:
- the LOC127499885 gene encoding trypsin-2-like: protein MKTVVFTLLVVVVVCSAGDKIIGGYECPSHSQPWQVYLTDGCNKCGGSLIHERWVVSAAHCDFLFLRLIVHLGKHNKYVNEATEQQIGVENVFHYPKYNNQFQNNDIMLIKLRKPAIFNMYVKPIPLTTSCSSAGEQCLVSGWGKTGDGAASVLQCLNLPVLSKTQCKDAYGRLITENMFCAGFMEGGKDSCQGDSGGPVVCNGKLKGVVSFGNGCAQPGFPGVYAEVCRYIDWIKYIIANN, encoded by the exons ATGAAGACTGTTGTGTTCACTTTGCTGGTTGTGGTTGTGG tTTGCAGCGCAGGTGATAAAATCATTGGAGGCTATGAATGTCCATCCCACTCTCAGCCCTGGCAAGTGTACCTTACGGATGGGTGTAACAAATGTGGAGGATCTTTGATTCATGAAAGATGGGTTGTGTCTGCTGCTCATTGCGACTTCTT ATTTTTGCGTCTCATCGTTCACCTGGGAAAGCACAACAAGTATGTTAATGAAGCCACAGAGCAGCAGATCGGGGTGGAGAATGTGTTTCATTACCCAAAATATAACAATCAGTTTCAAAACAATGATATCATGCTGATCAAGCTGAGAAAGCCTGCCATCTTCAACATGTATGTAAAGCCAATCCCTCTGACAACCAGCTGCTCTTCTGCAGGGGAGCAGTGCTTGGTTTCTGGATGGGGCAAAACTGGAG ATGGCGCTGCTTCTGTCCTGCAGTGTTTAAATTTGCCTGTACTCTCAAAGACGCAGTGTAAGGATGCATATGGTAGATTAATAACTGAAAACATGTTCTGCGCTGGATTCATGGAGGGAGGCAAAGACTCGTGTCAG GGGGATTCTGGTGGCCCTGTAGTGTGCAACGGAAAACTGAAAGGTGTTGTTTCCTTTGGCAATGGCTGTGCTCAGCCAGGCTTTCCTGGGGTTTATGCTGAGGTGTGTCGCTACATTGACTGGATCAAATACATCATAGCTAATAACTAA
- the gnb5b gene encoding guanine nucleotide-binding protein subunit beta-5b isoform X5: MKTVVFTLLVVAVVCSTGDKIIGGYKCPPHSQPWQVYLTDECNECGGSLINERWVVSAAHCDFAFSRLIVYLGKHNKYVNETTEQQIGVEKVFRYPKYNDQPHNNDIMLIKLRKPAIFNKYVKPIRLTTSCSSAGEQCLVSGWGDTGVGSASVLQCLNLPVLSRMQCKGAYGTNMTENMFCAGFMEGGKDSCQGDSGGPLVCNGKLKGVVSWGNGCAKPHFPGVYTEVCRYTDWIKDTIANN; this comes from the exons ATGAAGACTGTTGTGTTCACTTTGCTGGTTGTGGCTGTGG ttTGCAGCACAGGTGATAAAATCATTGGAGGCTATAAATGTCCGCCCCACTCCCAGCCCTGGCAGGTGTACCTTACAGATGAGTGTAATGAATGTGGAGGATCTTTGATTAATGAAAGATGGGTTGTGTCTGCTGCTCACTGCGACTTTGC ATTTTCACGTCTCATCGTCTACCTGGGAAAGCACAACAAGTATGTTAATGAAACCACAGAGCAGCAGATCGGGGTGGAGAAGGTGTTTCGTTACCCGAAATATAACGATCAACCTCATAACAATGATATCATGCTGATCAAGCTGAGAAAGCCTGCCATCTTCAACAAGTATGTAAAGCCAATCCGTCTGACAACCAGCTGCTCTTCTGCAGGGGAGCAGTGCTTGGTTTCTGGATGGGGCGACACTGGAG TTGGCTCTGCTTCTGTCCTGCAGTGTTTGAATTTGCCTGTACTCTCAAGGATGCAGTGTAAGGGTGCATATGGCACGAATATGACTGAAAACATGTTCTGCGCTGGATTCATGGAGGGAGGCAAAGACTCGTGTCAG GGGGATTCTGGTGGGCCTTTAGTGTGCAACGGGAAACTGAAAGGTGTTGTTTCCTGGGGCAATGGCTGTGCTAAGCCACACTTTCCTGGGGTTTATACTGAGGTGTGTCGCTACACTGACTGGATCAAAGACACCATAGCTAATAACTAA
- the gnb5b gene encoding guanine nucleotide-binding protein subunit beta-5b isoform X7: MKTVVFTLLVVAVVCSTGDKIIGGYKCPPHSQPWQVYLTDECNECGGSLINERWVVSAAHCDFAFSRLIVYLGKHNKYVNETTEQQIGVEKVFRYPKYNDQPHNNDIMLIKLRKPAIFNKYVKPIRLTTSCSSAGEQCLVSGWGDTGVGSASVLQCLNLPVLSRMQCKGAYGTNMTENMFCAGFMEGGKDSCQGDSGGPLVCNGKLKGVVSWGNGCAKPHFPGVYTEVCRYTDWIKDTIANN, encoded by the exons ttTGCAGCACAGGTGATAAAATCATTGGAGGCTATAAATGTCCGCCCCACTCCCAGCCCTGGCAGGTGTACCTTACAGATGAGTGTAATGAATGTGGAGGATCTTTGATTAATGAAAGATGGGTTGTGTCTGCTGCTCACTGCGACTTTGC ATTTTCACGTCTCATCGTCTACCTGGGAAAGCACAACAAGTATGTTAATGAAACCACAGAGCAGCAGATCGGGGTGGAGAAGGTGTTTCGTTACCCGAAATATAACGATCAACCTCATAACAATGATATCATGCTGATCAAGCTGAGAAAGCCTGCCATCTTCAACAAGTATGTAAAGCCAATCCGTCTGACAACCAGCTGCTCTTCTGCAGGGGAGCAGTGCTTGGTTTCTGGATGGGGCGACACTGGAG TTGGCTCTGCTTCTGTCCTGCAGTGTTTGAATTTGCCTGTACTCTCAAGGATGCAGTGTAAGGGTGCATATGGCACGAATATGACTGAAAACATGTTCTGCGCTGGATTCATGGAGGGAGGCAAAGACTCGTGTCAG GGGGATTCTGGTGGGCCTTTAGTGTGCAACGGGAAACTGAAAGGTGTTGTTTCCTGGGGCAATGGCTGTGCTAAGCCACACTTTCCTGGGGTTTATACTGAGGTGTGTCGCTACACTGACTGGATCAAAGACACCATAGCTAATAACTAA